The genomic stretch gaataattttttcaaataaaggtattatagacaaataattctaaattaaagaaatacatatgtatcattttttgttgtagctactcatttatttaatttaataagagtaaaatatagtgtgaaacttaattatgtcaaatttgattgagatgaggttcgaaccaaagacctttcttatagaaattaatgggtaatttaaatgttaacggagaagagaatatttaacagaaaacttaacggataatcataaaagtaaggttaaattaggtaatctctattaataatattaatctgaattatcttaaccatctatttgattaaataattcatctgaaccatccatttaattaaataatttgaccgccattttttctacccattttaggcctaactctctttggctcttattagtatagtagatatataatttcttacaaaagatgttataatatatcataaaattattattctagTTCTTCATCCAcatcaacttattttttttatccatAATATGCGGTGTGACATTATATGCTAAATActtatatagtattaataatcatctacaaacaaaattatttcatataaaaattcataataatattgaatactaaaatttatattacataattgttcaaataaaatttatagtaacaTAATAATACTCAATTGTGTCTTTACCTATTAGTGTACTCTATTAGAAAGATACAAACAATAATTAAGAAAAACTAATCTTGTAGAATTTTAGATGAAGAAAAAGATTGTAAAGTTCAGGAGATAGAAAAAGTTTATAGAGTATTAGACATGAAAATAGAATGTATGATAAtgaaaaaactaataatatattgaatttaggtataaggtgtATAGAGTCTAAATAGAGGGGAAAAAATTAGAGTTTCGATAGAGAGATAAAACATTTGTTTTTAGAAACTTTAGAGTTGAGGGatggattttaaaattttttttttgtttgaccaCGAGGTTTCCTAATCGGTTAATCATGCCCTATTAGCCTAATCTCCGTTCACACTAGGTCGGCTCAATTAAGGAACAAAGTGTTGGCCAATTGACCacattgattttttcatatgagAGGGGTTCGAACTCTTGACCTTTCTTAAGAGGATGATAGTGCACATCCACTCACGCCAAACAAATTGGAAAAGGTCTACAAAAGTCTTTAAAAGCCCCTCTCAaatatacataattgtatatctccaaacttttaaagttcataaaaatcTTCAAACGTTTATAAAAGTCAGAATCGAATACACCCCCTtcaatgacttttgtaaacttttgaatatgactttttaaaaaagtttataaatgtttgttatACATACTTTTATACATTGTACAAAGTTTACGAAAGTTTAAAAAGATTCTATAAAAttctttaaatgtttttttttaaagtctttCGAAGTCtataaaagactaaaagtatTGGTTGAATACACCCCATTAGAGAAAAAAAACAATCGCAAATAAATGAATGATGAAGAATAGTGGCGTACATAATTGAAATATGAAAAGTCCATATGATTTAACGACAGAaccatattttcatttttcttattaaaGACCTTACTCATTTTTATCATAGGTAAGTTTGTGTGAGATACCAGATAAAATAAGAACTTGCGTAGTTGTGTTCAAGTGTCGACTTGCTTACACACTTATAACAATTCTAAAGTGCACATTTAGATTATTTGAGTTGCACTTTTGATGAGTGATTATATTGTACACATTTAGAATGTTTGTTATGCTGTTAGACTCTTTATGGGAGTTGTCTGTTGACCATTTCAGTTTGAGTTAGTCAATTGTGTGTAACATAGGTTAGTTCACATCATTGTAGTTCTTTGTTGTTGTTTAGTGTCAAAATAAAAACTTTACCCACAACGCACATTTGAACAATGGAGGTGGatattaccataaataatttttttttattttgtacttTAATATTTTGCATTTTTTGAAACCTACTTTTAAATTACACTGTAAATATTGTAATGTACACATTTATAACTTGTGTTGTACACTAATGAATTACATTTACGCACCATATGATACATTTTCTACTATTGCGTATGCACTTTAAAATTTGTACGTCGGTACCTAAACATGAGTTCTCGCATGATCCTGCCTTGTTCGTATGATTTATTTACAAGATcttctatataaaaaaattaataatcaaaataaaagaatattagTTTATGGTATGTTAAGTGAAGGAAATGATATTATCTaatctaataaatataaatataaaaactaataagtATGAATAAATGTTATAcacttcatttatgtccgtattttcgttatgtttttttattatacattatgTTATAAGCGTTATACTATACAAAATGTTAGATAAATATATCCATACTATTATAACTTCAGTTATCTTTTgtactattgttaccatgcacatgcccCCAccatatatttctttattttcttcaataataatactctgtagtatttacacatttatattagagttaatatgttagatattttttaaaatataaatatcaaatttataaaaatattttacattattattatttacaataatataaatatctaaaatttaaataaatttaaaattttaatataaaatattaatattgaacatATCCTGCACGGAAAATACTGgtcatattaaattattaatacctCTAGCCGGTCCAACCTCCAGCTCACGTTGTGTTATATGAAGTAGAAACTTCAACCTTTAACTATTTCCATCAATAATTATTCCCACAATCCATTTAATTAATTGCTTGCTATTTGCTAACCCCCCTCTTAAccaattattaatgtttttttttttttttagaaaaacatATGAAACATGTACGACATCTCaccaaacaataaaaagttGTTTcagaaaaacaaataaattaaaaagccAAAAAGCAAAAAAGACGATGATGAGATGTTAAGCAGAAGGAATTGATGGGAAAggggaaaaattaaaattgagaaaaagtTGTACCAAAATGGCCATTTCAAGATCCAAACAGAGAGAGCCCTAAGGCTAAGGGGACAAAAACATGCGAGGGTACTAGGAAGAAGGTAGGAGAGAGAGCTCCAGGGGCTTCAGTCTTCAGGTGGATAatcttgaaaaatataatatattaatatacatcaaaaaggaaaaaaaaaacgaatccCTAATTCCCTATACAGATATAATAGATAGATGATGCATATTagaatttttgtttattttattaatcGCAAGAATTTTCCGTATCACTTCCCCTTCCCTTCCCGCAAAAACTGACCCTTTTCGTTGTCTCTCCCTTTTTTCTCAATCTCTGATGAAGGTCAGAAAGGTCTGTATAGATCGCAGAATGTGACTGCCGACAATTTTCGCATCTTCGTCAGAGATTATCGGAGGTGCTCGATTCCCATCTCTTTCTTTTACATATTTAACAATTTGTGTCCGCCACGCTCctttttaattgttaaaatcaaaattcCCATTCTATTTGGAATTCAATTATTCTGCGTATGTATAATGGTTAAGTTTTGTATCATTTcgattgtgtgtgtgtgtgttttgaatTTATGGTTCTTGTTAGTTTCTGCCTCTAGGGTATTCTGTGATTCTctcaaatttcatttgtttttttgggCCTGGGGGGTGCTtagaattttgaagaaaaaggaTTCAGTTGCATAGGGGTTTGGGCATTCTTTCAAACTGTGTATATGTTTCTTAATCATGGGAAAAGATACGAAACCCTTTTGGTTCAATCTCTTGACTGTAGATATGTATTAAAGGAATCACTTAATTCTGGCAATTTACTTTGTCTTCACTTTTGATGATTATGATTGATGGTATAGTTTAATTTTCTTGGGATCATTTTTGTGCTATTCTTTGGAAGCCTTGTATTTAGTTTTGAGCATAATTTAGCTTGTGCCAAGAAAAAAGATTTAGTCTTGGCTGTTAGGATTATCTTGGGGTAGGAAGAAAGATGGTGTATGGCTGTGCAGTAATGGCAACTTCGCCACTGCTTGATCATAAATAGCTACAGTGTTGctgtgtaattttaatttttgatgtAGATACATTTCTTTAGGTCATAATCACTCTGTCCTTTTTATGCTTTGCTTTATCCTCAAATGATGCATTTTGAATAAGATGTTGCCAAGAATGCACCTTTAGGCTATAcgaatttttatctttattggTGCAATGCAGAATAGCATAGTGTTATtccacaaaaaagaaaagaaaaagaagaagaagaaaaaaaaaaagaaacggTTTCTCAGTGAAAGATGATCCATTTTCTTGCTTTATGATGCAGGCCTGTCAGATGCAAGAAGATTTTAAAGAGTAGTTGGAAGCAAAAGACTGACTCCTTTGTAATTTTCTCCATAAGTTTCAATCAGTTTTGTGAGTCAAGCGCCATAGTTGAGTGTAGGGATCTCGGAATAATCTTGACCACTTTTTGCCGTGGAGAACCATATCAGTCTCTCATGGGCGTGAGCTACATGTCAGTTTCGACAGTCTGCACTGTTCTTAGCTTTATTGGTCTTCAGTGTTGGATAGGATGGTCACTTGATAAAGTGAGTTCTGATGGGCTTATTGTTGAGAGTATTATCAACCCATTGAATGCAAGTCAGGCACTAGAGGCGATTTTGGATTCATACACCACTATTGCATTGGTGGCCAATTTTGTCATTAACACATTTGTTTTACTCATTTTGTGTCTTAAGGTATCTCTCTTGCAGAATATATTCTTTGCGCATAGTTCGTTACTtttcttgattaaaattttattttgatgggAATTTTTTTATGCAATTTCAGACTATATTCTTTGGAGAGTTGCACTCATCGGAAACCAGGAAATTGGCTGAACGCCTCATCAACTACATTATTTACAAGGTAAAATAGACATCATCATCTAATCATTCaattgaaaaatgactttttttaatgtttgtttaTGCTGTTTATAGGGAACTTTTCTTCCTCTGGTAGTTCCACCGACAATATTTCAAGCAGGCCTATGGTCAACATGGCTGGTTGTCCTTTGTTCTTTAAAGGTACTCAGTACTATAAATTCCGGTGCTGGGGTTTGTCAATTGTCATTGGCATATTGGTCACTGTGGTGTTATTTGTATTATACAGATGTTTCAAGCATTAGCCCGGGATCGCCTTGATCGCTTGAACGCTTCTCCTACTGCTACTCCCTGGAATTATTTTCGAGTTTATTCTATGCTTTTGCTGGTTTTCTCCTTGGACCTATTCTGGTACttccattatttttatttatttatttttttgttttgtttttttgtttttttctataGCATATTTATAGTCAAGTAAATAatggattttattattttctcctaTTTGCTGGTGAGATCACCATTTGGAGATGAATTTATGTTGGGTGTCTTAGcatagaaattttatttatcagaaaagaaaaaggaaattaagGGATTGAGGTGggggaggaggaagaaaataGAGGAAGATTATCGTAGGGATGGAATAGAACTAAGAGAGAAAAATCTCTAGAACCCCATCTTTATAGCCTATTAATGAGGCCTAGACTTTTTACATTTTAGACTAGTTTGTCCCCTCCTCTTTGGTTTCCCTTGGATTTCATGTTGATGCTTTTCTTCATTAAGGAGACCTCTGTTTTTTTAATCTCTCACTATGTGTTCAAACTGCCTTACCAATTATCTCATAATCAAGCTTTTAATCGGATGGCTATAAAATTTGgggaatatttaatttaatcttCTAAATGAATGAAAGACCATCTCAGTTTCTCTGATAGGTTCTAAGACAATTAGGTTTGCTGCAGATAGAGAGTTTGACCTCATTGAAGTACTTTAGTTTtataaatgcataattttgaatattagTTCCTAATCACATATCCACATGTAGTGTACTCCCTTAAATTAAGTTGATATTTCAACTCTAAATCTGTTGGTGGATATGTTTTTAccattgttatttatttttaaatattgttcCATTGATATCATATGGGGGTCTATTCAGTGGAATATTTATTCTCGTCTATttcttacaaaaattttctttatattcTTCCAGGATAAAGCTGTGCCTGACCATATACAGCACAATAAGCTCACCAATATATTTACTGCTATTCTTCGAGCCGCTTAGCATTGCCTTTGAGACACTTCAGGTAATCAActgagttttaaatcaaaaaGTTTGGTTTCACTCTTGCAAGAACACTGACTTACAGTAACTTTTGATTTGCTATTCTTCCTTCTAGGCTATTCTGGTTCATGGTTTTCAGTTGCTAGATATATGGCTCCACCACTCTTCAGGAGATATTGCAAATAGTCGAATGTCTAAGCTTTTTGATGTTTCTGCTGCAGGTATTTTTGTAAAAAAGCATTTCATTTTCATAAGCTTTTATGTGCttaatttcaattattataGGGGCTTATTTTCTCTCTGTTGCTTTTGGAGGAAATTGTTCTGTTCCCGAATTTCCATTGGCCAGATGCTTTATCATCTTAAGATAATTTTTGTCCCTTAGGATAGGGAAATTAAACTTAATGCAGGGTTAAAAAAAAGCTTCCTCATTTACTTAATGAAgtcgtattttttattttaaggaaGTTCCGACTTGAAGATGGGAATGGATGAAAACCGTGGGAACTATTTCTTAGGCTTGATTGATTCTTTTATCCTATCCATTTTTTTGTCAATGGATGGGGTTATTATACTAGATTGAGAATTTGTGGGTAACAACATGTTTATCCCTGAGGTCATCAGAGTAGATAGATTGAGGAGTTTATTAACTTGGTTACATTTTGGGTGTGGGTATGTTAGTTTTGTTTCTGtcgtttttttttccttcttgtcTCTTTTATATTCTCAGTTACATTACGTGCAGGTTCATTTTTGGAATGGAAATGCATTCTTATTCGGAATGTCGGCTTTTTCCTGGACATGATGACATTATTGATGGCTCTTGCACATTATGTGCATATTTGGTGGCTTCATGGCATGGCATTTCACCTTATGGATGCAGTCCTTTTCCTAAATATCCGTGTTAGTGTTCCTTTTTACCATTGGTTCAATTTCCCTTCATGCTGTTGCTTGATAGTCCATTCGTGTTAATGCCAGGCCTTGTTGAGTGCAATTGTGAAACGCGTCAAAGGATTTATTAAATTGAGAATAGCATTGGGCACCCTTCATGGTGCACTTCCCGATGCAACATCTGAAGAGCTCCAAGCATACGATGATGAATGCGCTATTTGCAGGGTAGCTATCTTCTTGTGGGGAGAAGAAAAATGGAACTCCCCTCGCATCTCTAATTTATACATTCTCATACAATTCTTGCTGAATAACGGCATGTGTGGTTGGGTGTTGACAGGAACCAATGGCGAAGGCTAAGAAGCTCTCGTGCAATCATCTCTTCCACCTTGCGTGCTTGAGATCTTGGTATGGACACGTTGCTTGGGTGTGATTTCATTTGTTCAGTTTGTTCGCCCATCAAGCCTTATATGTGGTCAATTTCCTTTAATCTTGTCTCGTGGATATTGGGATTGTGAAGACAAGTATGCTAATCTTTGATATTTGTTTCAGGTTAGATCAAGGTTTAGCCGAGAATTACTCCTGCCCTACTTGCCGGAAGCCACTTTTTGTGGGCAGACCTGAAAATGAAGTAAACACTCGAGCTGCTGAAGTTTCTGGAGACGAACAGCTTGCCCGTCAAATGAGTCTGGTACTTGACCGGTCAAACCTTCCTGGTCATCCCGTTCCCACTGAAGTTTTTCGTAACCACACACAGAACCCTTTGGAAAACCGTGATTGGAGGTTTGATTACttttctttttgtgttttgtgtgcATTGTGGCACTATTATCGTGAGCTGAAATCTGCATTGTGCTGGGTTTATCTGTTTGAACGCAAAAACCAACACTTGATGCATGCATATAGTTGGTccattcttgaatcttgatatgGGTACATTGTCCTTTGTCTATAGAGGGGCTGGAGTTGATTCAAGTTGGTTGGGTTTCGATGGAGCGGGTCCTTCTACAGGCGTCAGATCAGGGAGTTTAGGTCGAGTTCAGATGATGATGAGGCACCTCGCAGCTGTCGGAGAGACCTATGCCCAGACAGCACTGGAAGACGCTGCATGGAGTCTTTTAGCCATGCATCCCTCCCAGGCAGCCGGCACATCCAGTTCACCTACCCCGCCTGCAAATCCACCAAGGAATCCTGACAGTACTGGCGGCGGTTTGcgcttgagaactccacatgcGGCTGCAGCAAACGACAACATAGCACATATAGTGGCCATGGCTGAAACTGTTAGGGAAGTTCTCCCCCATATCCCCGACGAAATAATATTCCAGGTACCCCTTAAATCTAACTACAAAACTAAATAGCTCCCCCTACCCAAAATAGAGAGTTACCGGGAGCAATCCTAACCAAGTTGCTCTggctgttgacttggtaactacaaggtttcaagttcgactcccaCTGGCCATTGTTAGTTggctattggccttcttgatttgagccagtTAGATATGGACACCTTAAATCTaactacaaaacaaaatagcTCCCCCTACCCAAAATAGAGTTACCGGGAGCAATCCCAACCAAGTTGCTCAGGCTGTTGACTTTGGTAActacaaggtttcaagttcaactcccaTTGGCCATTGTTAGTTGGCTATtggctttcttgatttgagccagtTAAATATGGAcaacttaggctggtttacttcttgtggtcctttgttggTTAAAATTACAAGGCAGGTTTACCCCGTGCACACCCTTGGGTTATAGTGCGTTTCCCTTTTCACTCAAAAGAAATAGAGAGCTACCGTACGTATCGAGCCTTACACTCAAAATCCACTCTTCGTTTGTTGTTACTTTCTCGGAACCTTTAGAAACTCATCGAATACAGTGATTATAACCACGGTGGAATTGAATTTGCAGGACTTGCAGAGAACAAACTCGCCAACCGTTACTGTGAATAATCTGCTACAGATGTGAAATATGCTGTTTGTTGGTGAATGCTTGAAGAAGGCCATGGATGCAGCTGAGGGCTTGAGTTTCACAATCAAGTTAGGTGGTGGCTAATGGAATGGCCATCCAACCCATCTGTTGTAATTTGATGTAtctgatatatatacatataaatatataagctTCATTTTGTATATAGAGgcagttttaatttgttaaccAGCTTCCAGAGAGAATTGGTGAAATAATTCCTTATAGCAACtaataaaaggaaaagaaaaaaaaaaattctctgtGCATATATGCAATGCTCTGTTGCCTCACTTCAAATACATATATGGTAGAGCAGCTATGAATAAGAGTACTATAGATATggttaatttcaaatttgatttctaGACTATTGTGTGTAATGGAAAGGGTGAGAACCAACCTTTCCATTAGTTCATGAGAATCAATCTCATTCATTTAAAAAGTAGATATATGGATTTGATTAATTGATGGattaaaaatcattattaaGCCTGTGTTCATATTAAGTGGTTGTTATGCCATAcccggtccaccttgcaaggtggacctatgtccatgttcacaattttataactctatgtttataatttcataactccatgttcacagttttataactctatgttcacaatttcatgttcacaattttatagcTCTATGTtgacaatttcataactctatattcaacagtatcaaaactctatgttcaataacacaatttttgaatttatataacaaaattgtgaatatagagtttaaacattgtgaatattgagtaatgtaattttgtatattgagatctaaaattatgaacatagagttctaaaattatgaatatagactCGGCTCCACCTTGTAAGAGACATGCTATGCAATATACATCATTGTGTGAATCatgattcatataataatttacCATGAATTGACTACACCCAGtaacttttaataaaaaagtaaaatagcCAATCAAATAATGTTATGTCAAGagataaaattatgaataatgaAACATTTTTAAGGGTGAGTACtaataaatactttatattGAAAGACAATTGCGAAATACAATTTCATTAACATAATCACATGAAGACGTACTTGCAATCCATGCACCGCAAGCTCGTCAATTCACATTAAACATAAACACAAAAATGCAACacagaaaattaatatttgtaacgttacattaaaaaaaaaaaaaaaaggtattataGCATGCATGAATTGCTTAGCAGGTGAAGCCATTTGGAACTTCACGTCCACAGTCATTGAAGATGAGGCTAAGATCGACCGGAATATTCAGATTAATTCCCAGCGCGTCGGCTCTGATGGCGGTGCAAAGGCAAGCCGCCACCTCTAGATCAGTCAATCCGGCGAGCAAGGTGCAGCATGGCAATGTCGGAGGAGAACCCACCTCGACCCCCACCAATCCCCCTAGTAAATTTAAACATACACCCAATTTCAAAACATCTCTCGGGCATTCTCCTGCTCCTCCGCCGCCGTTGCCTCCGCCGGTGCCAACGTTGCCTCCGGCGGTGGTGAGGAATCCGGGGATAGCTGCAGGGTATTGAGTTGCAGTGGTGACGGCAAAGAAGAAGATATTGAAGGAAACAAAAATGGCTTGAGCTTTGGAAGCCATAGATATATATtacaaacaattaatataatgatTCTCGATTTCTctattgtttgtttttaattatagatggttgaaaattaaagaaaaaagttCTGATTAAGTGTTTAACACTTTAACCCACCAAATACAAAACAATTTATATGTTAGTGGTGTATTATCAACCACTTTTGACTTGGTTAACTAGGAATAATGACTAATTTTTTTGGTCCCCTAAATGCAATGTTCggaattacaattttaattctgagcaaaaatattaaaattcttaCTATTTTAGGATAATTAGAAAATATGAGACTTCTGGTTATGTATATGCACTTAAGTCCATTCTTATATTAGTAATTTAGCGCGCGCACAATGATTTGTGGATTTGCGCAATGATCTATTTATTACCAAAATTATGGTCAAATGTaaacaattcaaataaaaagtgtatattcaaattaaatacaacTGCGACGAAATACAATTCCATTAACATAATCACATGAtgacatatatacatgcatagcAAGCTCAGCTCGTTAATTcacattaaccataaacacaaaAATGCCACacagaaaattaatatttgtaacGATacatagatttttaaaaaaaaaagaaaaaaaaaaagaagtattatagcatgcatgcatgaatgaTGAATTGCTTAGCAAGTGAAGCCATTTGGAACTTGACGTCCACAGTCATTGAGGACCAGGCTAAGAGCCACCGGAATATTCAGATTAATTCCCAGCACGTTGGCTCTAATGGCGGTGCAAAGGCAAACCGCCGCCTCTAGATCAGCCAATCCGGCGATCAAGCTGCAACATGGCAATGTCGGTGGGGTACCCACCACAGCCCCCACCAATCCGCCTAGTAAATTTGCACATACACCCAATTTCAAAGCATCTCTTGGGCATCGTCCTGCTCCTCCGCCGCCGTTGCCACCGCTGCTACCACCGTTTCCGCCGCCAGTGCCGGTGGCGGGGAATCCGGGGATAGCAGGGTATTGAGTTGCAGTGGTGACAGCGAAGAAGAAGATATTGAAGGAAAGAAAAATGGCGGTGGCCGAGGCTTGAGCTTTGGAAGCCATAGATATATtacaaacaattaatataatgatTCTCTTCTGTATTGTTTGGTGATTGAAGAAGCTAGTAATGGAGGTATTTATAGTTG from Ipomoea triloba cultivar NCNSP0323 chromosome 12, ASM357664v1 encodes the following:
- the LOC115999718 gene encoding E3 ubiquitin protein ligase RIN2-like, which gives rise to MGVSYMSVSTVCTVLSFIGLQCWIGWSLDKVSSDGLIVESIINPLNASQALEAILDSYTTIALVANFVINTFVLLILCLKTIFFGELHSSETRKLAERLINYIIYKGTFLPLVVPPTIFQAGLWSTWLVVLCSLKMFQALARDRLDRLNASPTATPWNYFRVYSMLLLVFSLDLFWIKLCLTIYSTISSPIYLLLFFEPLSIAFETLQAILVHGFQLLDIWLHHSSGDIANSRMSKLFDVSAAGSFLEWKCILIRNVGFFLDMMTLLMALAHYVHIWWLHGMAFHLMDAVLFLNIRALLSAIVKRVKGFIKLRIALGTLHGALPDATSEELQAYDDECAICREPMAKAKKLSCNHLFHLACLRSWLDQGLAENYSCPTCRKPLFVGRPENEVNTRAAEVSGDEQLARQMSLVLDRSNLPGHPVPTEVFRNHTQNPLENRDWRGAGVDSSWLGFDGAGPSTGVRSGSLGRVQMMMRHLAAVGETYAQTALEDAAWSLLAMHPSQAAGTSSSPTPPANPPRNPDSTGGGLRLRTPHAAAANDNIAHIVAMAETVREVLPHIPDEIIFQDLQRTNSPTVTVNNLLQM
- the LOC116000153 gene encoding 14 kDa proline-rich protein DC2.15-like, yielding MASKAQAIFVSFNIFFFAVTTATQYPAAIPGFLTTAGGNVGTGGGNGGGGAGECPRDVLKLGVCLNLLGGLVGVEVGSPPTLPCCTLLAGLTDLEVAACLCTAIRADALGINLNIPVDLSLIFNDCGREVPNGFTC
- the LOC116000152 gene encoding 14 kDa proline-rich protein DC2.15-like gives rise to the protein MASKAQASATAIFLSFNIFFFAVTTATQYPAIPGFPATGTGGGNGGSSGGNGGGGAGRCPRDALKLGVCANLLGGLVGAVVGTPPTLPCCSLIAGLADLEAAVCLCTAIRANVLGINLNIPVALSLVLNDCGRQVPNGFTC